The following nucleotide sequence is from Aquarana catesbeiana isolate 2022-GZ linkage group LG08, ASM4218655v1, whole genome shotgun sequence.
ATCAGCACGCCATGCTCCACATGAAGTGACAAAAGTGCAAAAGTCCATACAAATGGATACAGCCTTTcccaaaggaaaaatatatatatataaaaaaatatatataaaaaaagtgcttCACAAAAAGTCCTTATATAaatgaaatatgtgacagcaacgtcctaacaTGCAATAGTTGCAGATAAGGTGCTTAGAGTGGGTAACATCAAATGCATCTTCGTGTGCATACACACAAGTgtgtaatggccccttaccttagggtaatagggcataAGCATATGACCAAAGAAGGCttttggggtgtccacctaggggctccagcgcatCCCTCTCCGTCCTAAATCCGGGATGGATTCTCTCAGATGTAGTGAAGGGAGGTATATAGAATAATAAAGCAGGAAGGATCCCAATAATGTAATTCCATTTTTATAAAATgatagtttttattaaagaaacttcaggtactcacataaaaaacgAATGAACAGCAGTAaaatccaacgagcagcgagcaAGTAAGCCTCTAACAGTGAatgcagcctgtcccgtccctacgcgtgacgtcacaccacacgtgatcAGGAtcacctgatgaagtcacgtgtggtgtgacgtcacgcgtagggacgggacaggctgcatTCACTGttagaggcttacgagctcgctgctcgttggatttTACTGCTGTTCATTcgttttttatgtgagtacctgaagtttctttaataaaaactattattttataaaaatggaattacactattgggatccttcctgcTTTATTATTCTATATACCTCCCTGCACTACATCTGAGAGAAACCATCCCGGATTTAGGACGGAGAGGGatgcgctggagcccctaggtggacacctCAAAAGCCTTCTTTGGTCATATGCTtatgccctattaccctaaggtaaggggccattacacACTTGTGTGTATGCACATGAAGATGCACTTGATGTTACCCACTCTAAGCACCTTATCTGCAACTATTGCATGTTAGGACGTCGCTGTCACATATTTCATTTATATAAGGACTTTTTGTGaagcactttttttatatatatttttttatatatatatatttttatatatttttcctttggGATACTCAGGCTGTATCCATTTGTATGGACTTTTGCACTTTTGTCACTTCATGTGGAGCATGGCGTGCTGATTTATTCGTTATCCATGTTTGATTGATCTGTATACACCATTGCACATTATCACTTTCTTGAGctgtttttgcacatatttttattattcctttatatatatTCACTTGCACATATTTATGAACGTTTTATATAGATTGTGAGATAATCAGATGCTACGGTGGTAATTTCTAAATATGTGTGTTCTTATGAACATGTGTTCACGTTTATGATTTATGCTCACTATTTTTGGTTAATACCACGTatcactttatttttctttttatatctcaACTTTCTGGTGATGTAATTTTTATCTCAAGTTCCCTATTCAGTTTGTTGTTATGCTGTTCTAATCCctattaggattagcgcagcaccaccctttTTACCTATATCTTTCCCCAGGTCAGGTGTGTACCCGATTCGGTGCTAGTAGCTTTTCCACTCCTAGCCGCTTTCCATAtcagatagcgcgggaataatcttATTATTACTATACCTATTGTGGCCCCTTATTAGTAGACTTTATTTTTCAGTTTCTTCAATTGCACTTTATTTTGATATAATAATTTAAGATTGTATCACTAAACACAGGGCTTTCATGGTCAACATAACAAACTCCATCATCCATTATCAAAATGTCAGCATCATCCCAGAAGATTGGAGACGGAcgggagtcacatgactgagattatattaaacctcaccctggagatcatctacctgctgaccggagaggtgaggtggattctgggaggtcacatgacatcaccctTATCTCTATTAGCTGCTTACCGACcgcccaccgcagatatactgtggccaGGCGACTCGGCTACGCGAACCGCCGTACCCGTACGCCGGTCGGTGCATGTGATCGTGTGGGTGCACGTAAACAAGGAGGATCCCTGTACTGACATCTGAGtacagagagatctgctgttcctagtgatccagaacagcgatctctctctactaccTGTTAGTCCACTCCCCCAAacagtaaaaaccgcagaggtgatcaaataccaccaaaataaagctctatttgtgggaaaaaaaggacatcaattttgcttgggtacagtgtcacacgaccatgTAATtggcagttaaatcgacgcagtgccctatcgcaaaaaatggcctgtcaggaagggggtaaattcttctggggctgaagtggttaataaaatacaGATCTGACCAGAgaagtgaggaggattctgggaggtcacatgacatcatttttatctctattaataaaacacagacctgacccgagaggtgaggaggattctgggaggtgtCACCGTTCAACATTTTGCTGTAAGGTGGTCCAGCAAGgccatgtaactttttttttttttccccttgatttAGGATTTTACCATTTTAAAGAAATCTGGTGAGCGACTGACACCCAATTTAAGTCCCCACGTTTCCAGAAGATTGAGCAGAAATCATGATAAGAGGATCCTAGAAGTCACCAATAAAATCATTGAGCTGCTGACAAAAAAGGTGAGTGGTGCCGAGAATTTTTGGACAttattatccagtaacagacaagggaggtgtctggatggtgactgtatcattgtgtgtgtgtcaggttcctataaggtgtcaggatgtcactgtctatttctccatggaggagtgggagtatatagaaggacacaaggatctctacaaggacgtcatggtCGACAATCACAAATCCCTCAAGTCTTTTGGTAAAAGAGAGTTTGATGAACTGTTATTTATTGTCACTTTGGGGTAAGGTGGCCTCTCCTAGCTGTTTCCTAGGTTTTGACCTTCACTTTAGGGCTGGAGCAAAATCATTAAAATGTGCTCACCACGCGTTTTACTTGTTTGTGTAAAAAACTGCTATAAATAAAATAACcatagaacccttcctagagtccTCATTAGCTTTTCTAAGATTAAATCCGCTTTATGGGTCTAGTGATCAGTGTGGCCCTTCATACCTTTCTTACACTCTGATTTCTTTTGGGATGAGGTCTATACATAAATTAGTCATAGCATCTTGCCTAGAGTCCTTTCCTGAATTTAGGCTTTCTAAGATTAATTCAGCTTCATAggtttggtggtcagtgtggaCCTTCGTACCATTCTTATGGTCTGATGTACACTATATAGCTAGGCCATTGTTCCTTTATATTAAGTagagtctattgactggaatggtaccaaccaACTAGCCAGAGTTCATGTAGTACAGGTACCAAATAAGGATTAAGATGTATGCTGGGAAACTTCAGACCAGCCAGCCTTACATCGATAGTATGTTAAGGTATGGGAAGGCATGGTAAGGGACTATATTCAACAATCTGTCTACAAAAATGATATCATAACTAtcaaccagcatggatttatgaaggacCTTTCTTGTCAGACCAAGCTACTAACACTGTATGAGGAAGTGAGCAGCAATTTAGAGAGGGTGAGGCCAGTGGACATGGCTGCCTTGTGGGATTGCTACATCATAGCTGTCCCAGGAGGCAGTGTGGTTACTAAGCCGCAACTTTTCGGCACATCTTCGCACACACAGTGGATTTTTGCACGTCCACACAAATGCCACATTAGCCTTTCTAAGATTGCTTTAGCTTCATGAGTCTGGTAGTCAGTGTAGACCTTCATACCATTCTTATGGTCTGATGTACACTATATAGCTAGGCCATTGTTCCTTTTTATCAAGAAGATTCTATTGACTGTAATGGTACAAACCAATCGGCCAAAGAACATGTGGTACTGGTACCAAGCAAGGATTGAGATGTATGCCAGTAAGCCATACATCGATAGTATGCCAGTCAGCCATACATCGATAGTATGCAAGGTATGGTAAGGAATGATAATAGACTATATTCAAGAATTTGCCTACGAAAATGATATCATAAGTATCAACCAGCATGGATGTATGAAGGACCTTTCTTGTCAGACCCACCTACTAACATTGTATGAGGAAGTGAGGTGCAATTTACAGGGAGTGAGGCCGGTGGATGTTGCTGCCTTGTGGGATTGCTACATCACAGTTATCCCAAGAGGCAGTGTGGTTACTAAGCTGTAACTTTGCGGCACATCTTCTGCTCGTGTGCACAAATGCCACCAGGCGATGTAATGGAAATCCACCAGGAGCTGGTGGCGTTTGTGCATATGAGCAGACTCCATCATCCACTTGAGTAGATAGGCCGCCAGCCTCTGCCAGGTCTCAGATACCTGGAAGACATCAGCAGGACATCTGCACACGCACCAGATTTTGTACAATTGTGGTGCAGAAGAGTTATGAGGGGAGGACATACAcagcagttaaagaggaagtaaacttcctttgcaaacttttacttataggtaagcctataataaggcttacctataggtattaaaatatctcctaaacctgtacagttaaggacaggggtcttcaaactgcagccctccaggtgttcaggaactacaattcccatcatgcctagtcatgtctgagagtgtcagagttttacaatgcctcatgggatgtgtagttctgcaacagctggagggccgtagtttgaggatccctggtttaggagatatttccagtgcatgcagccagtgacatcactggcgcattcactctgaaggaacggcccacgtGTGCCGATCCTTCTGAGCCCGTGCACGgcagctcccgcgcatgcgcgggtgtgacatcatcacggctccagccaatcacagcgccggagcccgtgaacctggaagaggctccgggaaagatgtcggccgtgacagcggtgtgcggggaccactgcaacagctttgttctaaggtaagtatttaataatgggctggggggtaccccCCAAGCATGTCAGAGTACTCCCATAACAGAGTCCCCCTTCCCATCAGAGACCTACCTTACTTCATGGCAGAGGGCAGGAAGAGGAGCAGGTCTACTCCATCCTCACCTGAATTCTGGAGGTGGCCTTGAATGCCATCTGCCCTGGATCGGTGTCAGGATTTGCCATGGTGCAGGTGGCTGGGTATTGAGcttcattgttttttgttttgttttttttgctggtgATTGGCCCACACTATGGCAGCATATgatgctgatccagggcaaactgtGTCCTCTGTTCATGGCACCCCTGGGATACCCAAACAGCACCAAAGTTGAGTAACACCGGTGTAGTATTACTACTCTAGTCATACCCTGGGCCAGCTTGGGTGAAATCTAGTTATTTGGGAGAGTTAAAAGAGGAAACTTACAGAAACCCAGGCAGGATATACAAACTCCATGCTGACAGCATTGGTGGGAATTGACCTTGTCATGGCCAAGTGGGTGGAGCTAAAAAATCATGTTCAGAGATATTAGAGCCCAGATCAGTGCCCACCTAAAACATCACATTTGGGTGACTGATAGGATACATTCCgattttttttgtcacacagaCTCATGTCATCATGGCAGTATGGTGGTTTAGTGGTTTTTACTTCtagcttgcagcactggggtctttggttccaatcccaaccaggacactatctgtatggagtttgcatgttccccatGTGCTTTCATGGAATTCCtcagatttcctcccacactccaaaataaTTTGATACTGGGACATGACAGAAGGGGAAATTCTCTAAAGGGGACAGCTGTACCAGAGACAACTGTCAGTGTAGCTATCTCCTTCACTTTGAGAAGATTTCTACTAATTTCCTGTCAtgtctgtgggacaggaagtgatgagaattCTCCTTGAAGGGGATACAAATAGCATTAAAAACCTTCTCTATACAAaagctagtaaaaaaaaagtttcacaggTGTCCTACCTTTGGTTTTTACCAATTATGTTTATGTTACAGGAGAAGGGGATGACCATGAAGCAGATGCCTCAGAAGGAGAACGTTTTTCGGATGATGAAGTGGAGCGATACAAAGCCCATAGTGTGGATAGATGTAGGTCAGATGTCTTCCCTGATGATGGTGATCATGCATCCATATTAATAAAGGAGGAGGCATTGGATGAGGAGGAGACCAAGGTGATGGTGATGGAGGAGCCAGAGATTGAATTTATGGAAAGTCCTACCAACCACAATTTCGACTTATATCATCACACATATCCTGACAACCTCCCATCCTACAAATCACCAAATCTTATGAACTCTGACAGTGACACATGTGATGAAGGCCAGAAGCTCTACCGCTACAGATCACAATGTCAAAGGAGAGATAAGGGCATCAAACTATCAAAGGGCAAAGATGGTGAGACATTTTTTGTATGTAACTTTGGTAAATCCTGGACTGAGGGGTTCAGAGTTGTGTCCAAACTTCCTTGCCGCTTACCAAGTTCAACATGGGTCTGCAGGGGCAGGAAAACATTTGCAGGTTGTTTTATGAACTTCTCGATCATTTTAGCAAGCCAGGCAAGCCGTTCCCTTAGTAGCATAAACAAGAATCCATGGTTTCAGACATGCGCTGGAAAAAATGGATTGCAAATAGCTTACCCCTGCATCGCATCTAATTAGCAGTTATTACTtataaatcatttatttttatcaccagaacaggaatagaggggaaatgtgaTAACGATGTTCCATCCTCCCAGGACAACAATAAAAGGGAAGATTTTCTCTTTATTGTTGCTTTTTGAGAAAGGAATTTTGCATTTACCTACTTGCCACCCTCCCTCAGTAGAATCACTGGCAGGCCAGACAATGTAGCTGTACGCCACCGCCTGTCCTCCAGGTTCGGaccagtgctgtgattggacacagcacgagtttggcagcagatttcagccaatgattttggcggAAACCTGATGATCGGCTGTgtgaaatcacacacagagttctgtgtttttaaaagaatgcaggaccattcagaaagcgcagcgcgacttgtgcatgcgcagtactcggaatggtcaggagtgggtagtggggtcccccagggttctgtgctgggaccaatcctatttaatttgttcataaatgacctggaggatggggtaaacagttcaatctctgtatttgcggacgatactaagctaagcagggcaataacttctctgcaggatgtggaaaccttgcaaaaagacctgaacaaattaatggggtgggcgactacatggcaaatgaggttcaatgtagaagaatgtaaaataatgcatttgggtggcaaaaatatgaatgcaatctatagactggggggagaacctctgggggaatcaaggatgaaaaaggacccgggggtcctagtagatgataggctcagcaatggcatgcaatgccaagctgctgctaacaaagcaaacagaatattggcatgcattaaaaaggggatcaactccagagataaaacaataatgctctacaagactctggtctggaggatattagttattatgaggaaaggttgcaagcactgaacttattctctctggagaagagacgcttgagaggggatatgatttcaatttacaaatactgtactggtgaccccacaatagggataaaactttttcgcggaagggatattaataagacacgtggccactcattaaaatttagaagaaaagaggttttaccttaaactatgtagagggttctttactgtaagaggatgaggaattcccttccacaggcggtggtctcagcgggctgctgacttttcttcttttttttttttttacagactggagcaTCTCTTTAATCTTTGACTGCCCCTAGATGttagccccttctcagccagtgtcattattacagtggcagtgtatatatagtattatcattgatcactgtattggtgtcactagcggtgtcagttagtgaccctctcagatagtgtctgttagcgccagattggcCACCACACTATCACCGTCCCACTATAATTTGCTGATCACTGCTATTTAGCATAGCATTTATAGCTGCGCAAATACCAGTATATAtaccagtttaaaaaataaaaaacccagtggtaatcaaataccaccaaaagaaagctctatttgtgtgaaaaattacataaatttaatttgcgtgcagtgttgcacgatcgcgcaattaccagttaaagtagcgcagtgctgaatggaaaaaaaatgccctggtcatgaaggggggaaaaccttccagaggtcaagtggttaagctgaactccagccttactcTTAGTcttagtcttatagggcgtacacacggtcggactttgttcggacattccgacaacaaaatcctaggattttttccgacggatgttggctcaaacttgtcttgcatacacacggtcacacaaagttgtcggaaaatccgatcgttttaaacgcggtgacgtaaaacatgtacgtcgggactataaatggggcagtggccaatagctttcatctctttatttattctgagcatgcgtggcactttgtccgtcggatttgtgtacacacgatcggaatttccgacaacggattttgttgtcggaaaatgttatctcctgctctccaactttgtgtgtcagaaaatccgatggaaaatgtccgatggagcccacacacggtcggaatttccgacaacgcgctccgatcggacattttccatcggaaaatccgaccgtgtgtacggggcattagtcttactcTAGTCAATAACCACAAACAAGAGAGGATATACAAGCTTTGGAGCGGATCTCACAGCATGGGAACTTGGCCGATAATGTCACATACTGGGAGGTGTGAAGGGGCATGGCTATGCATATCAAGCCCGTGATACGCGTAGCCATGCCCCCTTCACGCCCTCCGGTGTGTGACTTCTCCAGCCAAGTTCCCATGCCGTCAGATCAGCTCTAGAGCTTGTATATCTTTTTTATTGGTGGTTTCTACTTCCTATCATCTTTGCACTACATGTGAGTACCTGCCAACAGAAAGAACCACAACGTGTGGCTTGGGAACGGGTCTTCTACACACTTGAAATTGTGGAAAACACGCAGCAGAGCGGCGGAGTTTCAACATGCTGGAAAGATAAATATAAAGCCTGGTCTTTTACAGTTTGTGCATAGCGTATAGGTGATTTAGCGGCGACAAGCCATTTTAAAGTTCTGTGGCTTTAAATGTTTctgtaatttttatatatatatatatatatatatatatatatatatatatatataattttattttttttttctgttacagtgGAGAGCCGTGATGTAGAATTGTCAGCAGAAGGTCATAGAAGTGGAGATAGCAGTGACAGTGATCAGGCTGGAGATTGTACAAGCAGAGACAGTTCCAAGACAAGACTAGGATCTCCAGAACGGTCTATGGAAGATGATCCAGACCAATATCTAAGTCCAGATACTATGCTGGTCATCAAAAAGGAGCCATCTTCATCTGATGATGAACATTTTGAGACTATAGCTGTTAAAATTAAGGAGGACCTAAATTTGATGGAAATAAACCCTTACTCTGCAGAGATATCCACTCATATGGAAACCATGTCTATTATCAATGCAGATGGTACGGTTACTTATATAAAAAAGGAGTCGACTTTGGAAGAAGATGATGACCACAGCGATGCGATTCCAGCGATTCCAAAAGAATGTATGACAAGCCCTCTAAGACAGGTCTCTGACTCTGGCCAAAAATGTCCTGGAGGTACCCAAAGGTTGTCAAGTCTTCCAGAGACAAATTCCCAAGACAATACAGGGTGGTCAAAGATATACCAAAGGGCAGCCGAAGCAGGAAATCCATTCACGTGCACTCATTGCGGCAAATCTTTTGCTTGTAATTCGGCTCTTGAAACCCACAGCCGCATCCACACGGGGGAAAAACCTTTCTCGTGTTCCAAGTGTGGTAAAAGTTTCATGAGAATCGCCGGACTGTGTGCCCATGAAAAGGTCCACACTCGAGAGCGGCCGTATCAGTGCTCTGAGTGCGGGAGATGTTTTTCTTCCAATTCCCATTTCTTAAGGCATCAGGTGATTCACTCAATAAAGATACAGGCTTCAAGTTCAGATTGTGAGAAAGGTGTTGATAGAGGTCCAGATTTTGTTGGTCAGATGAAGTTTCAAGCCCAAGAGGAGCCATATCCTTGCTTAGAAGGTGAGGCATTGGCCAGCCAGGAGGATCTAACCCGTCCCTGCAGAACTCTACCAGTGGAGAAGCCAAATTCATGTCTGGAGTGTGGCAAATGTTTTGAGTTAAGGTCCTCTCTACTTTTGCACCAGAAAACCCATAAAGAGAAGCAGCAACTGCCATGTCCATATTGCAGTAAATGTTTCCCAAGCCGCTCTCATCTTGAGCGCCATGAACGGATTCATACGGGAGAGAAACCCTTCTCATGTTCCTACTGCGACAAAAAGTTTGCCAACCGCTCTTCTGTTGCAGTTCATCAACgaattcacacgggggagaagccatattcttgcTTGGTATGCGGGAGGTGCTTCACTGATCTCTCTGGCCTTGTTGTTCATAAGAGGAAACACGACCGAGTGATGGAAAACGCTTGAACTTTTTGAATGTGTGAAATGTAGCCTTTAGAGGTGAACTGATCAGTTCACTGCTAATTGGGCAGATCTGATATTTTCTAGGCAAACTGCAACTCAAAGATTCTTTTACAAAGAGTATCCCCagccaacacttttttttaacgttttggatagagtggagaaggtttagaccaggggtgtcaaactcagtttcatTGCGGGCTGCATCAACACTGTGGTTCCCCcccaaagggccggttgtatctggggtatactacgtacagagtgcagggttcaggagagtgttatgtacagagtgctgagTTTAGGGTTACGCTACcaatagagtgcagagttcagattaccctatgtgcaaagtgcagggttcagtactacactacacacagagtgcagagttcaggattacattacgtgcagagtgcagagttcagattaGCCTACgtgcaaagtgcagggttctggattatgctacgtacagaatgcagggttccagagtgcgttatgtacagagtgtagggttcagaatTGCACTACAAACAATGTGCAGGGTTTAGGATtaagctacatacagaatgcagggttcaggagtgcattatgtacagagtgcagggttcagaattaCACTACAAacaatgtgcagagttcaggagtgcgttacgtacagagtgtagaTTTCAGGAGTActctatgtactgagtgcagaatTCAGGTGTGCGCTAGCTACAGAGTGCAGTTCTGGGGGTGCCctatgaacagagtgcagagttcaggggtgcgctacctatggagtgcagggtttaggggtgtgctatgtacagagtggagcagagCGGAGGGTGAAAGCCAGAGGTGACAGAATAGAGTTTCTCTGTGTTCTGACTGCATAACTGGGTGGGAGGGCCACATGAAAATGCctggtgggccttgtgtttgatataTGTGGGTTAGGTCCTTCatagcctgtcagatttttattaccACTTGTGTCTCCATAGGGTCAATCATTCAATGGAGATACCTGTCTTGGAGGGTATTTCCCTCAATTTGGAGAGCCATAACCGACAGGATCATTATGTTTGAAGAACATCGGACTCTTGGCCCAACCGGAATATGTGTAGGAATATAGGACAGCCTTAGAAAGCTCTGCTGCACAAACCACACCCCCTGACGCACGGGCAAAACACGTCGTGGGGGGATGTGGTTTGTGGAGCAGAGCTGTCCGAGGCTGTCCTATATTGATACACATATTCCAGTTGGGCTGGGCGTGCAGTGTTCTTTAAAACCTGACGGGTTATAAACATCCCTTGCTTTGTCCAAAGCCAACAAACACATGTTTTGGCTAGAGATACACTTTGaacaaatctttttcttggagAAACACAGACTGCCACTACTCATTCTGCAAACTTTGGTTTCCTGGATGTCACACTTATCCTCTGGATTCAAAAGTTCACTGGCAGGCTCAACAGATATTTGTAGGACCAAAAGGAGAGGTCAGCCATCAGCATCCTCAATATTCTATCATTACATGTCCTTTAATAGAAGTGCACACATTTTATTAATCTGCTTTCAGTTGTGCAGTCTATGCTTGCCAGTTGGGATTCCTTCGC
It contains:
- the LOC141106503 gene encoding uncharacterized protein isoform X2, whose product is MPYCSVNNCHNQTGKNKMLEGVVMHTFPRKLHRIKQWLRSIGRHRIRQDVEDLDAVAQLILHGGNNSSFRICSSHFAPECYVSTKEKRRSLRHDAMPTVFTADNEKTNWSNFPAETAVQHNMVSVVHASTSTDCHENMEDKGVQWPEFEFNEGGEPWKIQHDHVYHTPTRTAASSRSGKGSSKLKIICMDLGPLNDQTFSSKFDSEYKSYRSGHDEDRDGFIDSHVETSGQGFHGQHNKLHHPLSKCQHHPRRLETDGSHMTEIILNLTLEIIYLLTGEDFTILKKSGERLTPNLSPHVSRRLSRNHDKRILEVTNKIIELLTKKVPIRCQDVTVYFSMEEWEYIEGHKDLYKDVMVDNHKSLKSFGEGDDHEADASEGERFSDDEVERYKAHSVDRCRSDVFPDDGDHASILIKEEALDEEETKVMVMEEPEIEFMESPTNHNFDLYHHTYPDNLPSYKSPNLMNSDSDTCDEGQKLYRYRSQCQRRDKGIKLSKGKDVESRDVELSAEGHRSGDSSDSDQAGDCTSRDSSKTRLGSPERSMEDDPDQYLSPDTMLVIKKEPSSSDDEHFETIAVKIKEDLNLMEINPYSAEISTHMETMSIINADGTVTYIKKESTLEEDDDHSDAIPAIPKECMTSPLRQVSDSGQKCPGGTQRLSSLPETNSQDNTGWSKIYQRAAEAGNPFTCTHCGKSFACNSALETHSRIHTGEKPFSCSKCGKSFMRIAGLCAHEKVHTRERPYQCSECGRCFSSNSHFLRHQVIHSIKIQASSSDCEKGVDRGPDFVGQMKFQAQEEPYPCLEGEALASQEDLTRPCRTLPVEKPNSCLECGKCFELRSSLLLHQKTHKEKQQLPCPYCSKCFPSRSHLERHERIHTGEKPFSCSYCDKKFANRSSVAVHQRIHTGEKPYSCLVCGRCFTDLSGLVVHKRKHDRVMENA
- the LOC141106503 gene encoding uncharacterized protein isoform X1 — its product is MLVIKPRSSSGKKKPCDRQDKMPYCSVNNCHNQTGKNKMLEGVVMHTFPRKLHRIKQWLRSIGRHRIRQDVEDLDAVAQLILHGGNNSSFRICSSHFAPECYVSTKEKRRSLRHDAMPTVFTADNEKTNWSNFPAETAVQHNMVSVVHASTSTDCHENMEDKGVQWPEFEFNEGGEPWKIQHDHVYHTPTRTAASSRSGKGSSKLKIICMDLGPLNDQTFSSKFDSEYKSYRSGHDEDRDGFIDSHVETSGQGFHGQHNKLHHPLSKCQHHPRRLETDGSHMTEIILNLTLEIIYLLTGEDFTILKKSGERLTPNLSPHVSRRLSRNHDKRILEVTNKIIELLTKKVPIRCQDVTVYFSMEEWEYIEGHKDLYKDVMVDNHKSLKSFGEGDDHEADASEGERFSDDEVERYKAHSVDRCRSDVFPDDGDHASILIKEEALDEEETKVMVMEEPEIEFMESPTNHNFDLYHHTYPDNLPSYKSPNLMNSDSDTCDEGQKLYRYRSQCQRRDKGIKLSKGKDVESRDVELSAEGHRSGDSSDSDQAGDCTSRDSSKTRLGSPERSMEDDPDQYLSPDTMLVIKKEPSSSDDEHFETIAVKIKEDLNLMEINPYSAEISTHMETMSIINADGTVTYIKKESTLEEDDDHSDAIPAIPKECMTSPLRQVSDSGQKCPGGTQRLSSLPETNSQDNTGWSKIYQRAAEAGNPFTCTHCGKSFACNSALETHSRIHTGEKPFSCSKCGKSFMRIAGLCAHEKVHTRERPYQCSECGRCFSSNSHFLRHQVIHSIKIQASSSDCEKGVDRGPDFVGQMKFQAQEEPYPCLEGEALASQEDLTRPCRTLPVEKPNSCLECGKCFELRSSLLLHQKTHKEKQQLPCPYCSKCFPSRSHLERHERIHTGEKPFSCSYCDKKFANRSSVAVHQRIHTGEKPYSCLVCGRCFTDLSGLVVHKRKHDRVMENA